Proteins encoded in a region of the Raphanus sativus cultivar WK10039 chromosome 8, ASM80110v3, whole genome shotgun sequence genome:
- the LOC130498480 gene encoding 1-aminocyclopropane-1-carboxylate synthase 8-like, with protein MGILSRKATCNTHGQDSSYFLGWEEYEKNPYDEVKNPDGIIQMGLAENQLSFDLTESWLAKNPEAANFEREGQSIFRELALFQDYHGLPSFKNAMADFMSENRGNRVSFDPKKLVLTAGATSANETLMFCLADPGEAFLLPTPYYPGFDRDLKWRTGVEIVPIQCTSANGFRITKSALEEAYKQAQKLNLKVKGVLITNPSNPLGTTTTRTELNRLLDFVSRKNIHLISDEIYSGTVFTSPGFISVMEVLKEKKFENTDVSKRVHIVYSLSKDLGLPGFRVGVIYSNDDIVVAAATKMSSFGLISSQTQYLLSALLSDKNFTKNYLKENQIRLKNRHDKLVSGLEAVGIECLKSNAGLFCWVDMRHLLRSNTFEAEIELWKNIIYDVKLNISPGSSCHCNEPGWFRVCFANMNEETLKVALNRLKMFVDGPSSTTRSQSEHQRLKTLRKMKVSNWVFRLSFQDREPEER; from the exons ATGGGTATATTATCAAGAAAAGCTACTTGCAACACTCATGGCCAAGATTCTTCGTATTTTCTGGGTTGGGAAGAGTACGAGAAGAACCCTTACGACGAGGTCAAGAACCCTGATGGCATTATCCAAATGGGCCTCGCAGAAAATCAG TTATCTTTCGATCTTACTGAGTCATGGCTTGCCAAGAACCCTGAAGCAGCAAATTTCGAAAGAGAAGGCCAATCTATTTTCCGGGAACTAGCTCTCTTCCAAGATTACCACGGCCTTCCTTCCTTCAAAAAT GCTATGGCGGATTTCATGTCGGAAAATAGAGGAAACCGAGTTTCTTTTGATCCCAAAAAACTTGTCCTCACCGCGGGTGCTACTTCGGCTAACGAAACTCTAATGTTCTGCCTCGCTGATCCTGGAGAGGCTTTCTTGCTCCCTACTCCATATTATCCAGG ATTTGATAGGGATTTGAAATGGCGAACCGGAGTTGAGATTGTACCAATCCAATGCACAAGTGCAAACGGATTCCGCATCACCAAATCCGCACTCGAAGAAGCCTACAAGCAAGCTCAAAAGCTTAACCTAAAAGTTAAAGGAGTTCTTATAACCAACCCATCTAACCCGTTGGGTACTACAACAACCCGAACCGAACTAAACCGTCTCTTAGATTTCGTGTCACGTAAGAATATACATTTGATAAGCGACGAGATCTACTCGGGTACCGTTTTCACTTCTCCTGGTTTCATCAGCGTGATGGAAGtcctcaaagaaaaaaaattcgaaaacaCCGATGTTTCTAAACGTGTCCACATCGTTTACAGTTTGTCTAAAGATCTAGGCCTACCTGGTTTTCGTGTTGGAGTTATTTACTCCAACGATGATATTGTTGTGGCTGCAGCGACAAAAATGTCCAGTTTCGGTCTAATATCTTCTCAAACGCAGTACCTCTTATCAGCATTGTTATCCGACAAAAACTTCACTAAGAACTACCTCAAAGAGAATCAAATCAGACTCAAAAATCGACACGATAAGCTTGTGTCGGGTCTAGAGGCTGTAGGCATCGAGTGCCTCAAGAGCAATGCTGGACTCTTCTGCTGGGTCGACATGAGACACCTATTGAGATCTAACACGTTTGAAGCCGAGATTGAGCTATGGAAAAATATCATTTACGATGTTAAGCTGAATATCTCTCCCGGTTCTTCGTGCCATTGCAACGAACCGggttggtttagggtttgtttcgCGAATATGAACGAGGAAACACTAAAGGTTGCTTTGAATAGATTGAAGATGTTTGTTGATGGACCGTCATCTACTACAAGAAGTCAAAGTGAACATCAAAGACTAAAGACTTTAAGAAAGATGAAAGTCTCTAATTGGGTTTTCCGGCTATCATTTCAGGACCGAGAACCCGAGGAACGAtag
- the LOC108819025 gene encoding AP2-like ethylene-responsive transcription factor ANT, which yields MKSFCDNDDNDHANTTNLLGFSLSSNMMKMGGSEGEALYSSSSSSVATSSVPPQLVVSDNSSNYGVCYGSNSAAGDIYSQMSVMPLRSDGSLCLMEALNRSSHSNHHHHTQVSSPKMEDFFGTHHNNTNHKEAMDLSLDSLFYNTTHEPNNNTNFQEFFSFPQTRNHHEEVSGNYENVPGLTHEGVPLNVGVYGEFQHSLSLSMSPGSQSSCITGPHHHQTQNHHQISEALVETSVGFETTMADAKKKKSGKEDVVVVGQKQIAHRKSIDTFGQRTSQYRGVTRHRWTGRYEAHLWDNSFKKEGHSRKGRQVYLGGYDMEEKAARAYDLAALKYWGPSTHTNFSVEIYQKEIEDMKNMTRQEYVAHLRRKSSGFSRGASIYRGVTRHHQHGRWQARIGRVAGNKDLYLGTFGTQEEAGEAYDVAAIKFRGTNAVTNFDITRYDVDRIMSSNTLLSGELARRNNNSIVVRNNNGEETTLNAVVDGGSNKEVSGPERVLSFPAIFSLPQVGPKMFGANVVGNMSSWTTNPNAELKAVSLTLPHMPVFAAWADS from the exons atgaagtcTTTCTGTGATAATGATGATAATGATCATGCCAACACGACTAACTTGTTAGGGTTCTCGTTGTCTtcaaatatgatgaaaatgGGAGGAAGTGAAGGAGAAGCTCTATACTCATCTTCGTCCTCTTCAGTTGCAACTTCTTCTGTTCCACCACAACTTGTTGTTAGTGACAACAGTAGCAACTATGGAGTTTGCTATGGATCAAACTCGGCAGCTGGGGATATCTATTCTCAAATGTCTGTGATGCCACTCAGATCTGATGGTTCTCTTTGCTTAATGGAAGCTCTCAACAGATCTTCTCACTCAAACCATCATCACCATACACAAG TTTCATCTCCAAAGATGGAGGACTTCTTTGGGACCCATCACAACAACACAAATCACAAAGAAGCCATGGATCTTAGCTTAGATAGTTTATTCTACAATACCACTCATGAGCCAAACAACAACACAAACTTTCAAGAGTTCTTTAGCTTCCCTCAAACCAGAAACCACCATGAGGAAGTATCAGGAAATTACGAAAATGTCCCTGGTCTGACACATGAAGGAGTCCCTTTAAATGTAGGGGTATATGGGGAATTTCAACACTCACTGAGCTTATCCATGAGCCCTGGGTCACAATCTAGCTGCATCACTGGCCCTCACCACCACCAAACTCAAAACCACCATCAGATCTCTGAAGCTTTGGTTGAGACAAGTGTTGGGTTTGAGACAACAATGGCTGAtgctaagaagaagaagagtgggAAAGAGGACGTGGTGGTTGTTGGACAGAAACAGATTGCTCATAGAAAATCCATTGATACTTTTGGACAACGAACTTCCCAATACCGAGGCGTTACAag ACATAGATGGACTGGTAGATATGAAGCTCATCTATGGGACAATAGTTTCAAGAAGGAAGGTCATAGCAGAAAAGGAAGACAAG TTTATCTGG GAGGTTATGATATGGAGGAGAAAGCTGCCCGTGCATATGATCTTGCTGCACTCAAGTACTGGGGTCCCTCTACTCACACTAATTTCTCA GTGGAGATTTATCAGAAAGAGATTGAGGACATGAAGAACATGACTCGACAAGAATATGTTGCTCATTTAAGAAGGAAAAGCAGTGGTTTCTCTAGGGGTGCTTCTATCTATAGAGGAGTCACAAG ACATCACCAGCATGGAAGGTGGCAAGCTCGGATTGGTAGAGTCGCTGGAAACAAAGATCTCTACCTCGGAACTTTTG GAACTCAAGAAGAAGCTGGAGAAGCCTATGATGTAGCAGCTATCAAGTTCCGTGGCACCAACGCTGTGACTAACTTTGACATTACAAGGTACGATGTGGATCGAATAATGTCTAGTAACACACTCTTGTCTGGAGAGTTGGCTCGAAGAAACAACAACAGCATCGTGGTCCGCAACAATAATGGCGAGGAAACCACTTTAAACGCCGTCGTGGACGGCGGTTCGAATAAAGAAGTGAGTGGTCCGGAGAGGGTTTTGAGTTTTCCTGCGATTTTCTCGTTGCCTCAAGTTGGTCCGAAGATGTTTGGAGCGAATGTGGTCGGAAACATGAGTTCTTGGACTACAAACCCTAATGCTGAGCTCAAGGCCGTTTCTCTTACATTGCCTCACATGCCGGTTTTCGCAGCTTGGGCTGATTCTTAA